GTCTTACTCTTTATATTCGCTATGGCATTCCGTGCAGGCTTTATAGACTCGTGTTAACCCTTTATCGAATTCCGGGAAATTGTCACTTTTTGCCGCTGCAACCATTTGCAGGCTGGCTTCTGCCATCGGGTTAGCATGGTTTAAGAAACCCTCATCATCGACATAACCGTATCCTTCAGTTGTAATGATTTTTGAGATGGCAGCCAAAAGATGCGCTTCCTCAATTACTTTCTCTTTTTCCGATTTCAACGCGTCCGCACTACCAACATTTGATTTCAGCCATTTCGAGGCAATGTCAGCCCGCTTCATCAAATCTCCCATTGAAGCGACATCGGACAGGGGCTTCTTCTCATCCGCGTCCGCAATTCCTGCAGGCAGGCTGCCATTCATGATCACAATCATTTGTTCATAGGGAACTTGAATCTCACGAAACGATTTAGCGCCGCGCTTCAAAGGCTCTGCTGAAATCCCTGCTGCCAGATCACGCAGATACTTGGCATTTTTTTTCCAGCTGACGTCTTCCGAGTGTTCCGTAACAATGCCTGCCAGTGCAGCGAGGGTTGTTGTGAACGTTGGGATTTCCAGGTAGCTGTTATTGTAGGTACCAACCGACTGCATATTTTTGGTGAGTCGATTCCGAATTTCTTTCACGTGGGCTTCCAGAACCGGCATGGGAATGATGGTTTTCCAGTCGATCCCACCAGCGACTGGGGTACCGGGCGTGGCCGCGGTTTTCATTTCACTTGCGGGGGCGGGCGTCGTGGGAGTCGCTGTGACTGCATTACCTGGCAGCGAAACGGGGGCAACTGCCTGAGTATTTCCCGCCACTGATAACGGATTATCAAACCAGACATCATATGGGATGCCGTCAATCATTTTGCGGCCCTCCTTTTTCTTATCATTTTTTTGAGGCTCTGCTTGAGCCGTCTGAGCAGCAGGATTCGCGGGAGCCGGTGCGGGAGTGGTCGCTGTTTGAGATTGTGGCGGAGGCGTTGCCGGTGGGGTACTCCCACCGCAGCCTGTAAAGAGTAACAAAACAGATAGACAGGCATAAGACGCTACTGCTGAGCGCAAGATTGGTTTCTGTTTTAACCGGTTTGCCGGCTCGTTCA
This genomic interval from Gimesia alba contains the following:
- a CDS encoding cytochrome c; translation: MNEPANRLKQKPILRSAVASYACLSVLLLFTGCGGSTPPATPPPQSQTATTPAPAPANPAAQTAQAEPQKNDKKKEGRKMIDGIPYDVWFDNPLSVAGNTQAVAPVSLPGNAVTATPTTPAPASEMKTAATPGTPVAGGIDWKTIIPMPVLEAHVKEIRNRLTKNMQSVGTYNNSYLEIPTFTTTLAALAGIVTEHSEDVSWKKNAKYLRDLAAGISAEPLKRGAKSFREIQVPYEQMIVIMNGSLPAGIADADEKKPLSDVASMGDLMKRADIASKWLKSNVGSADALKSEKEKVIEEAHLLAAISKIITTEGYGYVDDEGFLNHANPMAEASLQMVAAAKSDNFPEFDKGLTRVYKACTECHSEYKE